TGGCCGATTCGAGCGCTGTCATTTCGTGCTTTCCGGGAAGAATGGCAGCCTCCTCCATTCAGCTGGCTCCTGCGCTGGCAAACTTCTCTACAAGATCAGCAGCGACGACGACATTCTCTGCGGGCCTTGTCATACGGGTAGAGAGCTCTCGGGCTCGCTGAACGTAATCCGGGGCGAGGATGCGGCGCAGATCTGCAACCAACGTTTCCCGGGTTGTTTTTGAAAACCGCCGGGCGGTACCGACTCTCATTCGCTTGACTTGCGTGCCCCAAAGGGCCTGATTCGCATCCATCGAGAGGATTAGCGTCGGTACGCCCGCGCGCAGACTCGCGGCCGTGGTGCCTGAGCCGCCATGATGGACCACCGCGCGGCAGGCCGGAAATACAGCCGCGTAATTCACTCCCCCGACAACCTTCACGTGGTCGGCGCACGCCACATCGCTGAAGTCACTCCACCCGGCGCACACCAACGCGCGCTCGCCCAGTTCAGCGCAGGCAGAGCTGATCATCTCGACCGTTTCAGCCGGAGATTCCACCGGCATACTGCCGAAGCCGAAGCAGATCGGCGGTGACCCCGACGCGATCCACGACGTAACCTCGTCGTCTACTTCGGTGCTCTGCTCCATCGTCAGCGTGCCAACGAAGGGTCGAAGCCCATCCCACTTCTTCCATTCCTCTGCCAAACCCGGGAAACACGCCTCGTCGTAAGCCTGAATTTCCACCGCGCCTCGTTCGGCGATTCGCCGTGGCGAGGGAGTCGTCGCTTTCGGCAATCCCAGTTCACGGCGCTGAGAGTTCTCGACCTTTCTGTTCAATCGCCAAGCGAACCAATCGAAAACCGTCATCGCGGGCCGGCGAAAAGGCCGTGGGAGAAACGCGACGAGCTGGCTGTTGGGCCGCATTGGAACGTGATGCAGCGTCACCAACGGGATGTCGAGGTACTCGACCACGCTTACCGCGGTTTCTTGGTAAGCCTGTCCGGCCAACACCACATCGGCGCCCCGGGCCAGGGATGACAGGGTGGCGTTCATCTGCGCCCAGCATTTGTCGCTGATGTCCCACATTTCCCGCCACAGTGCCCTCAATTTCCGGAACTTCCAGAAGGAGTGAAACGCAGACGTCCAGAAATTGCGGTAGGTATCCAGCCAGGTGCGTGTGTCGAGGCCGTAAGCGACTGTGGGTAGCCCAGCACCCTCGGTGAACTCCACCAAATCTGGCGCAACGGCCATAGTCACGTCGTGGCCCCTCCGCAGCAGCTCGCGACCAATCACCAAGGCGGGCTCGACGTCGCCCCGAGTTCCATAGCAAGCCAGCACAATTTTCATCGCGCAGCCAACGTCACCGGTTATGAATCGCTCAGCGAGAATCGTCGTTCAGGCATCACTACTTGCGCCAAAGGACGCCTGTCCCATCTACTTCGACGATCTCCGCCGTGATCTTATGTTGCTCACGGTAATCCGTGACGGCCTTCTCGCATGCCTTAATCGCGTGATAGTCGTCGATGATGCAGAAGCCGCCGGGGGACAACCGCGGATAGAGGGCGTCGAGCGCTTGAATCGTCGATTCGTAGAGGTCGCCATCAAGACGCAAGACCGCGATCTGTTCGATCGGAGCCTTGTGCAAGGTGTCTTTGAACCAACCAGGGATGAACCGGACCTGGCCGTCCAGCAAATCGTAGCGCTGGAAGTTAGCCCTAACTTCCTCTTCGGGCACAGCCAGCGCCGCGTACCGGTGCAGCCTGTCACCCTTGTCGGCTTTGTACTTCGCGGCGTCGGGTGGCGGTACGCCCTCGAACGAGTCGGCAAGCCAGACGGTTCGCGTCTGATCACCATAGGCCGCTAGGGTCGCGCGCATCAGGATCGATGCGCCTCCGCGCCACACCCCGCATTCGACGAGGTCACCGGGGATGCCCTCTTGGAGGACCGTCTCAACACAGTGCTGCAGACTGGTTAGGCGCTGCATGCCGATCATCGTCAGCGCGTCAGCCGGCCAGTCGAGCCCCAAGTCGCGAGCATGCTTGTTGAACGGCCGTTTCCGGACCAGCATCATGTTCTTCGTCTTGAATAGCGGGCGGCCGATGGTGTACCACCCCACGGGAACCAGCTCGTCGGCTCCGTATCTGGTGAGATCCCGCCTAAGCAGGTCCAGATACGCGGCGGTAGCATGGCGATCGGTCACGGTCAAGAAACGCCCCTGTCTCCGGGTTGGCGGCTGCCCGCCGATGGCGAGCGTTTATGAGTTCGAAGTGTACCCGCTCGGCGAGGCGGGCTGTTGCTGGGATAGGCGAAGCAGATCGCCCGTGGCGGATGAATCTATCTCTGCAGCCTCTCGGCAGGAACGTCTTACTGGCCTTTCCGTTCAAATCCGTTCTCGTCCGGCCACGACACGCTTCGTT
The nucleotide sequence above comes from Mycolicibacterium moriokaense. Encoded proteins:
- a CDS encoding glycosyltransferase, encoding MKIVLACYGTRGDVEPALVIGRELLRRGHDVTMAVAPDLVEFTEGAGLPTVAYGLDTRTWLDTYRNFWTSAFHSFWKFRKLRALWREMWDISDKCWAQMNATLSSLARGADVVLAGQAYQETAVSVVEYLDIPLVTLHHVPMRPNSQLVAFLPRPFRRPAMTVFDWFAWRLNRKVENSQRRELGLPKATTPSPRRIAERGAVEIQAYDEACFPGLAEEWKKWDGLRPFVGTLTMEQSTEVDDEVTSWIASGSPPICFGFGSMPVESPAETVEMISSACAELGERALVCAGWSDFSDVACADHVKVVGGVNYAAVFPACRAVVHHGGSGTTAASLRAGVPTLILSMDANQALWGTQVKRMRVGTARRFSKTTRETLVADLRRILAPDYVQRARELSTRMTRPAENVVVAADLVEKFASAGAS
- a CDS encoding TylF/MycF family methyltransferase, whose product is MTVTDRHATAAYLDLLRRDLTRYGADELVPVGWYTIGRPLFKTKNMMLVRKRPFNKHARDLGLDWPADALTMIGMQRLTSLQHCVETVLQEGIPGDLVECGVWRGGASILMRATLAAYGDQTRTVWLADSFEGVPPPDAAKYKADKGDRLHRYAALAVPEEEVRANFQRYDLLDGQVRFIPGWFKDTLHKAPIEQIAVLRLDGDLYESTIQALDALYPRLSPGGFCIIDDYHAIKACEKAVTDYREQHKITAEIVEVDGTGVLWRK